From the genome of Lutzomyia longipalpis isolate SR_M1_2022 chromosome 2, ASM2433408v1, one region includes:
- the LOC129788855 gene encoding uncharacterized protein LOC129788855: protein MPLVEKRITLKGHLTRIEAYVERVTTEQQVVTEVDVQGNLTKLKDIEVQLQVVHESLVASKTAKENEAEEHALLQARIERLTSQLLQLLSQCEDPEEDEAKQEGPPVTIHEPQQGPSAFHSIPESLTNKPLFSTSDNVPWEPHAGPSRLHTPIPQTMQPNLISLGEVLNRLVEFQAGAEMRNTRLLDKIGEALLSGTQNHNHALPRLPTLSLPEFSGEYTAWQHFKDMFTTMVDRDSRLSHVQKMQYLMMSVKGTAKRLIEDLAVSADNYAVAWNVLLSHYEDQAAVVHHHVQKFCKMATVTNPTPASFMELYTTANSVLNSLDAMSVSSRDPWVIYLLLNKLDQETKVLWSREITSNSPTIPEFMQFLKNRMKSIERCHPIVSKGTSAPTRPSSTVPFGTRGSNSTVMASTSANSTARCHACNQTDHKIFRCPIFTTMAPNDRLELIRSNKLCRKCLTDTHQTKECTFFACRKCAGPHSTLLHDAFVLATPQPTLNTAAVATVDQVAEDDDTQSQGSQTHENVEQSAVLVGSSTSSKSARRVFLETAVVRILDKHGNLVQCRALLDSGAQANLLSQSFAQRLKLPFSGSDTVIGSAGAGTTQSKYEMKCVVKPRTNQEVSFTLMCQIVPSILQQKLPNWEVNTQDIPIPDELILADPAWHVPQGIDLLIGNEFYNDILTHNIIRLGTGLPIMKETQFGWVISGAHRNQMPAQQTVCMAATVSTPREVLYAGSPTVPRQSPSQNQRHPVNPRRQSQDLKDEISPRLHGKVTPRVRSNLNISHHQVIRNPPAEYKTRTIVNTNWKSHGALSFKLRSARHRLLAFGDISIVRGDANYQAISSARWNQKDAQALGARWQEDNSPSSVMMVEGLSPSA from the coding sequence ATGCCTTTAGTGGAGAAGAGAATCACCCTTAAAGGGCACCTCACAAGAATCGAAGCATATGTGGAAAGGGTCACTACTGAGCAACAGGTGGTCACAGAGGTGGATGTACAGGGGAATCTTACCAAGCTTAAAGACATTGAAGTACAGTTGCAGGTGGTGCATGAGTCGTTAGTTGCAAGCAAGACAGCTAAGGAAAATGAAGCAGAAGAGCACGCTCTTTTGCAGGCTAGAATAGAGCGACTTACATCTCAGCTGTTGCAATTATTGAGTCAATGCGAAGACCCGGAGGAAGATGAAGCTAAACAGGAGGGTCCACCGGTGACTATCCATGAACCACAACAAGGGCCCTCAGCATTTCATTCTATTCCTGAATCCCTTACGAATAAACCCCTCTTTTCCACTTCGGACAATGTTCCTTGGGAGCCCCATGCGGGACCCTCCCGACTACATACCCCAATACCTCAAACCATGCAACCGAACCTTATTTCGCTGGGAGAAGTGCTCAATCGTCTCGTTGAGTTTCAAGCGGGAGCGGAAATGAGGAACACAAGACTCCTGGACAAAATTGGAGAGGCACTTCTTAGTGGAACTCAAAATCATAACCACGCACTCCCAAGACTACCAACCCTTTCCCTTCCTGAGTTTTCTGGTGAATATACTGCATGGCAGCATTTCAAGGACATGTTCACCACCATGGTAGACAGAGACAGTAGACTAAGTCACGtccaaaaaatgcaatacCTTATGATGTCGGTGAAGGGAACTGCCAAGCGACTGATTGAGGATTTGGCGGTGTCAGCAGACAATTATGCCGTTGCTTGGAACGTGCTTTTGTCACACTATGAAGACCAGGCTGCCGTTGTTCACCACCATGTCCAGAAGTTCTGCAAGATGGCAACGGTTACCAATCCAACCCCGGCAAGCTTCATGGAACTTTATACCACAGCAAATTCAGTGCTGAACTCACTGGATGCCATGAGCGTGTCTAGCAGAGATCCATGGGTCATCTATTTGTTGCTTAACAAACTTGATCAGGAGACGAAAGTCTTATGGTCTCGCGAGATAACCAGCAACTCTCCTACCATTCCAGAATTCATGCAATTCTTAAAAAACCGCATGAAATCCATTGAACGATGTCACCCAATAGTGTCCAAGGGAACCTCAGCTCCAACTAGACCGAGTTCAACAGTACCATTTGGCACCAGGGGGTCCAACAGCACAGTCATGGCATCCACATCCGCCAATTCCACCGCTCGATGTCATGCATGCAACCAAACAGACCACAAGATTTTTAGATGTCCCATATTTACAACAATGGCTCCCAACGACCGCCTAGAATTGATTCGCAGCAATAAACTCTGCCGCAAATGTCTCACAGATACTCATCAGACCAAGGAATGTACATTTTTCGCATGCAGGAAGTGTGCAGGACCTCATAGTACGCTTCTTCATGACGCATTTGTGCTCGCTACTCCTCAACCAACATTGAACACCGCAGCCGTAGCCACAGTTGATCAAGTCGCCGAAGATGACGACACACAATCCCAGGGATCTCAAACGCATGAGAATGTGGAGCAATCAGCGGTGCTCGTTGGTTCGTCCACCTCCTCTAAGTCGGCCAGAAGAGTCTTCCTGGAGACGGCTGTAGTCAGAATCCTCGATAAACATGGGAACCTGGTTCAGTGTAGAGCATTACTGGACTCGGGTGCACAGGCAAACCTTTTGTCGCAATCCTTTGCACAAAGACTGAAGCTGCCCTTCTCAGGCTCAGACACGGTGATCGGTAGTGCAGGCGCAGGAACAACCCaatcaaaatatgaaatgaaatgtgTGGTGAAGCCGCGAACCAATCAGGAAGTTAGCTTCACACTGATGTGTCAGATTGTCCCATCCATCCTACAACAGAAGCTTCCTAATTGGGAGGTTAACACCCAAGACATTCCAATCCCAGACGAACTGATCCTGGCCGATCCCGCATGGCATGTGCCACAGGGGATTGACTTACTAATAGGAAATGAATTCTACAATGATATATTAACCCACAATATAATCCGTTTGGGCACCGGACTTCCGATCATGAAGGAAACCCAATTTGGATGGGTAATTTCAGGAGCCCATCGGAATCAAATGCCAGCTCAACAAACTGTATGCATGGCTGCCACTGTTTCAACACCACGGGAGGTTCTATATGCAGGTTCTCCAACGGTACCTCGTCAGTCTCCCAGTCAAAACCAGCGCCATCCAGTAAACCCCAGACGTCAATCACAAGACCTGAAAGATGAGATTTCTCCACGTCTCCACGGGAAAGTGACCCCAAGGGTCAGATCCAATCTAAACATTTCACATCACCAAGTTATTAGGAACCCACCTGCAGAATACAAGACAAGGACGATAGTCAACACCAACTGGAAGTCACATGGCGCTCTCTCGTTCAAGCTGAGAAGCGCAAGGCACAGATTGTTAGCATTTGGAGATATCAGCATTGTGCGTGGTGACGCAAACTATCAAGCAATCAGCAGCGCAAGATGGAACCAGAAAGATGCACAAGCTCTGGGAGCTCGTTGGCAGGAAGATAACTCCCCATCATCAGTCATGATGGTTGAGGGACTATCGCCCTCAGCATAG
- the LOC129788858 gene encoding ribosome biogenesis protein NOP53: MKVAKKKKVSKKNKSSWRKHVDITDVDNFLESSRLEERIGSFKDVADSQLFQVDKTPSKKSQKVSAKEKRRQNAARPLKCLQALENTSKVGDPLKARTKRKNLKNMVTMKHATRKPKTEEAAQKEKQEIAFDHDLWSSEEPSIGNEKVKDDLDTNWLSKKVVDHHLRNTGTANFRVPKTARRITSKLKAFEPPHPGMSYNPKREDHVQLLEGVVSTEEDLLKKEAHLNRVTKEMFSKMSPEEREKQLLQEMSAGLGFDVEIKQEDEIKKEFSEDESYATVNPPVERKPKSKKALRKKAEEIEKKNLLRKAKMDKKKNSDIVQIGKLKQSIVKKEMKLANKRNKEDKEEAEKDFKPRRLGPLAFKEVDLDVAYPGELTGSLRTTRSHGNILKDRYVSLEKRNMVAPSKRQGVRKRHKVKSYIKNTHKGVLEKPINAYKPRQRK, translated from the exons atgaaggttgcaaagaagaaaaaggtatCCAAGAAGAACAAGAGTTCCTGGAGGAAGCACGTGGACATCACGGATGTGGATAATTTCCTGGAAAGTTCACGTCTTGAGGAAAGAATAGG gTCTTTTAAGGATGTTGCCGACTCCCAGCTTTTCCAGGTCGACAAAACTCCCAGCAAGAAAAGCCAAAAGGTATCGGCTAAGGAAAAACGTCGTCAAAATGCTGCTCGGCCACTAAAATGCCTCCAAGCACTGGAGAACACATCAAAAGTTGGGGATCCACTGAAAGCCAG GACAAAGAGGAAAAACCTTAAGAATATGGTGACCATGAAGCATGCTACAAGGAAACCAAAAACAGAAGAAGCAGCACAGAAGGAAAAGCAAGAGATTGCCTTTGATCATGATCTCTGGAGTTCAGAGGAACCATCCATTGGGAATGAGAAAGTGAAAGATGATTTGGACACAAATTGGCTTTCCAAAAAGGTCGTGGATCATCATCTCCGGAACACGGGCACTGCAAACTTCCGCGTACCAAAGACAGCTCGTCGGATTACCTCAAAATTGAAGGCCTTTGAACCACCCCATCCAGGAATGAGCTACAATCCCAAGCGGGAGGATCATGTACAACTCTTGGAGGGTGTTGTGAGCACCGAAGAAGATTTACTGAAGAAAGAGGCACATCTCAATCGAGTAACAAAGGAAATGTTCAGCAAGATGTCTCCGGAAGAGCGTGAGAAGCAACTTTTGCAGGAAATGTCTGCTGGTTTGGGATTTGATGTGGAGATTAAACAGGAGGATGAGATAAAGAAGGAATTCTCCGAAGATGAAAGCTACGCAACGGTAAATCCTCCCGTGGAACGGAAACCCAAAAGCAAGAAGGCCCTTCGAAAGAAGGCAGAAgagattgagaagaagaatctCTTGCGCAAAGCTAAGATGGACAAGAAGAAGAACAGCGATATTGTGCAAATTGGAAAGCTCAAGCAGTCAAttgtgaagaaagaaatgaaattggCCAATAAACGCAACAAGGAGGATAAGGAGGAAGCTGAGAAGGACTTTAAACCTCGACGATTGGGTCCACTGGCTTTCAAGGAGGTTGACCTCGATGTGGCATACCCTGGGGAGCTAACAGGGAGTCTGAGAACGACCAGAAGTCACGGGAATATCCTAAAGGATCGCTATGTGAGCCTCGAGAAGCGCAACATGGTGGCTCCAAGTAAGCGACAAGGTGTCCGGAAGCGTCACAAGGTGAAGTCCTACATCAAGAATACCCACAAAGGTGTTCTGGAGAAGCCAATAAATGCCTACAAGCCTCGTCAGAGGAAGTAA
- the LOC129788856 gene encoding tetratricopeptide repeat protein 17: MKMRESSAPVSLLILNFFLVISATNHWLLTKEGKIQPQVDSPYFLRRPDDLIAFLNQSKHQQQVDTLYAELLHIKTDLRMKINHVDSYTVDFMYQTKCIVQYFLQESDLLNSVTTRSYLSRLYKPDVDSLTFVEGGIPKCRDFLELPFSLMCFEHLDGMYNRKNLSMNVEQTLLLLGLELSNPHLGNMLVTKLRRDPYAWRYHTLASLYWRSKGNALEALECARRGVYLAPRQFKDIALLSLGTILQRSRKHADAVIVLGAAVDHAPTAENHMALANSLVLISEFNRSVVHYEAARSLDASLSDKVTHIRNSMVCFKYIKKRLLKIAAILDEMSEKLKLYDERKKLLEESLEKLLQEQAPLASRGNQQRDEGNDLHQRGQYCSTRYPAGSSEPVLFCDFVSDIQMKLETGDLSVDLIVTYLEHANELIHTHMRTIGVFEQLNVDNIGDDDIESLFNGTELLPPTDSPAAIPSTGGSP, translated from the exons atgaaaatgcgGGAGAGTAGTGCTCCAGTATCTCTTCTCAtcctcaatttcttccttGTGATATCTGCCACAAATCACTGGCTACTAACAAAGGAAGGGAAAATTCAACCACAG GTGGATTCTCCGTACTTCCTGAGACGTCCCGATGATCTCATTGCTTTCCTCAATCAGAGTAAGCACCAACAGCAGGTGGACACTCTGTACGCTGAGCTACTTCACATAAAGACAGATCTCAGAATGAAGATAAATCACGTTGATTCCTACACTGTGGATTTTATGTATCAGACAAAGTGTATTGTTCAGTACTTCCTGCAGGAGAGTGATCTGCTTAACTCCGTAACCACAAGGAGCTACCTTAGTCGTCTGTATAAGCCTGACGTGGATTCCCTGACATTTGTTGAGGGGGGAATACCAAAATGTAGGGACTTTCTGGAGCTTCCATTCTCCCTTATGTGTTTTGAACATCTCGACGGGATGTACAACCGGAAGAATCTCTCCATGAATGTGGAACAGACCCTCCTGCTGCTCGGATTGGAGCTGTCAAATCCCCATTTGGGGAATATGCTCGTGACGAAGCTCAGGCGAGATCCGTATGCTTGGAG GTATCACACCCTTGCGTCGCTGTATTGGCGCTCAAAGGGAAATGCATTGGAGGCCCTTGAGTGTGCACGAAGAGGAGTCTACCTGGCACCGCGGCAGTTCAAAGACATTGCCCTCTTGAGCCTGGGCACCATCCTGCAGCGCTCACGAAAGCACGCAGACGCCGTGATTGTCCTGGGGGCGGCTGTTGATCATGCACCAACAGCTGAAAATCACATGGCTCTAGCTAATTCCCTTGTTCTCATATCAGAATTCAATCGTTCTGTTGTTCACTACGAGGCCGCACGGAGTCTCGATGCATCCCTATCGGACAAAGTGACGCACATACGGAATTCAATGGTGTGCTTCAAGTACATCAAGAAGCGCCTCCTCAAGATTGCCGCAATTCTCGATGAGATGTCCGAGAAGCTGAAGCTCTACGATGAGCGCAAAAAGCTACTGGAGGAATCGCTGGAGAAGTTGCTGCAGGAGCAAGCCCCACTGGCGTCACGTGGCAACCAGCAGCGTGATGAGGGAAATGATTTGCACCAACGTGGGCAGTATTGTTCAACACGATACCCCGCTGGGTCGTCGGAGCCCGTACTCTTCTGTGACTTTGTGTCGGACATTCAGATGAAGCTCGAAACGGGAGATCTCAGTGTGGATCTCATCGTGACGTACCTCGAGCACGCCAATGAGCTCATTCACACGCACATGCGTACCATTGGGGTATTTGAGCAACTCAATGTTGACAACATTGGGGATGATGACATTGAGAGTCTCTTCAATGGCACAGAACTCCTTCCGCCGACTGATTCCCCAGCGGCTATACCATCCACAGGGGGATCTCCGTAG